In Gadus morhua chromosome 5, gadMor3.0, whole genome shotgun sequence, the genomic stretch ATTATATGTTATATAAAACTAGATTATTGTCATGCATATTACTTAAAATGTAGTTATTACATATTAAGGAATAACTAGAAGACTAGCCTTCTAGTAATTACTTGATTGAATGATtcgattttctttctttctacatGTTCAGAGGCACTTCAGTCGCACTTGTCAATAATGATGACATCGGAAGAAGTTTTAAGACTGGTAAAATCATCCGGACCCAACGGAAATCTTCAGCTGACATACAACTGTATCGCCATCCTCAGCACATTACAAATGAATGGTAATGTATTCACCTATGCTCAAATGGAACACGGTCAAATCCACTTAAAATGATAGACCTCTGTTTATGTTATTTAAATTTGAGGTATGTGCAATATGGCTGAATGTTTGGCTTTTCGTTGAACTGTGACTTAAGGGCAAGTAATCGGATTACTGAGACCGCACTACCGCCTCTTGATGGGAATCATCGTTTCCTTGTTCAAGAACCAGGAGCTCAAATTCCAGCACCTTGGCATTACAGCGCTATGCAACCTCATTCAAGGTTTGTTAATCCTGCAATTTGTTATTCATAAGTTTGTACTTGTGAAATAGTTTTGTTAGCGGGCAGGATAATGTAGTGGCTAGGGTGTTTACACTCTCGAGCGATAgatactgggttcgatcccctgtGACCACAGTCTACCGGTGGGACTCCTAGCGAGACGTCCAGCCCCAGCTCCTCCTGAGTGACATTGTGTATCTGAATTCACAATCAGTCCCATACGATAGAAGCTGAGGAGCTTGGTAACAAAATGGTGAGGCTAGGCAGCGCAGTGCGGCGAGGCTGACCTGTGCCGTCTGCAGATGCAGACTTCAGGGCGGTGCTGTCGGGCAGCGAGCTGGAGACGGAGGTGCTTCGGCTGAGCGAGCGGACGGAGGAGACCAGACAGCTGCTGAGCCTCACCGGGATCCCTCCCGCCTCCCCTCAGGAGCCCTGACCCGCGCGTGGTACCCCCCCGGCGCGGCGCAGGAGTCCACACCTTTTTTATTCACGGCCAATTTGTAGCGTTTCTTTTTTAAGTATCTTTTAGCAATTTTTACATCTCGAAGTATAGTCATTTTGCATGCATTTTGATGTGTCTCTACGATTTATATCGTTTTTTTATGccgttttttcatttttaagtaAACTGTCATTTTGCATACCTTTTGTTATGTCTCCGTCATCTGTAAGGTTTCAATCAGCACAGAGACATGGGGCTTAAGGTCGAGTTTAATCTAATATGGCGTACATGTTCCAGTTTTACCATGGGTTATAAGGATCCACTTTACAGGTGTGATAACTAGTGGTGGCATATCAGGAAGATCAAACACACTTGGAAAGGTTGCATTTATGGTAACACTTTTAACATAGCAATAAACCGACTTAAGCCCTACACCTAAAGCTTTGCATTGTAAAATGATTaccatttttaaataaaataacactTTATGCACAATATTCTTTGGAAACGATACACAACACAGCTATGGCCTCACTAAATGAAGTAGCAGCTTTGGGGAAATAAGTATAAAGTATTATAGTATAAAGGCAGTGCAAATATCATTTTAGACTAAAAACATCCCAACATTTTCAGGAGCTTTCTAAAAACTGCATTTTCTGAACACGCTGAAGCGAAGGCAGTtgtactatatataatatatattgtatgttgtgtactatacataatatatattgtatgttgTTGTGCTTGCGGAGAACAAACTATTCCACAATTGATATAATGGTGCTCTAGTTCCACACTAATATCGACAAGCTGTGTCACACCAATGATTGAATCTGCTGCATGACTTGTGGTACAGCTTAAATGGGGATAATAGCACACAAATGGCAGATATTAAACTTTGGCTGTTTAGTCCCATGCTCTGTGAAAGTGCAGGACAGAGAGTGTAGCGGAGCAGGCACCACGTGGAGAACACAGCCCCTCTCCAGGCCTGCAGGGTGTCCTAGTGCTCAGATGACTTCtaggatagagggagagaaggacagaagaTGGAATGACTTCAAAGCTTGACAAATACAAACTTCTTATGTAGTTCTGATCCCGGATCTGTTGAGAATTATAGAAGCATGATGGGGAAACCAATATATTCCACAACTTGTATCCTTTGGATACTCTCTGCTTGTCCTGCAGATTGGTAAAATGTCTGCCTACTTGCAGAGTGGCTGTTGGTAAACAAAGACATGTCTATCCCGTCGGAGTTTGAGATTTGGAGAGTCCTGCTTTGTTTCTGCCTGATGTACTGTACTGATGTATTGTACTTGCTATGCAAGCTGATTTATACCATTTGTTTATCAGCCTATCTGCGTTGTAGCAACTAGAGCATTGACTCATAAAACCGGGGCGTGCCTTGGCTCCATCATCTTTCATCAAGTTCTGAACCTCAATCAACGGGGCGATGGGACCAGTCCCATGTCCCTGGTCAGTGCCATGGTGCGGTGGGACTCATTCCTCTCCTACCTGCTCTCTGGTGGCTCTGGATCTCGTCCAGACCTGTGAGCGTCCTGATGGCCCGGCGCTCTTTGAAGGCCACCACGGGGACCATGTCCTCGATCCCGTTCCCGCCCCGCTGGCCCGGCCTCAGCCCGGTCGACTGCCGTGGCCCTGGCCCGGTGTGGCCGTTGGGGTTAGGCTCCGTGTTCTCCTTCGGTAGGACTTCGGTCGGAGTGATCCTGGCCGGCGCAGGTTTCTGACCGGTAACAAGCCAACCAATGGAAAGTTGAAGTTATACAAGATCCCATTACCTGATGGGTGGGACGGAGCTCCTGCTTCTGTAGCAGTAAAGTTCTAATGGAAGCTCACCGTATCTGCTGCATCGGTTCTCCTTGTTCTCCGCATGATCTCTTCAAGGCgctggaaaaaaacaacaatcccCATCTTCTAAGTGGATCTGGCAGTGATGTTTAAAATAGCCCAATATCATTTGTGAAGTTCAAGAGATAAAAACAACTTTTTGTTATTCTCCTTGTTTTGCCCTACACGCCTTTTGGATGACTAAATATCATTTTTCCATTGATTTCAACCTTTCAACAAGTTTATTTTATGTGCATAGCCCTTAATCAAAGCTACAGTATCTAAGCGCTTCACAGGCCCACAGGTATTTTTTTAGAGCCTTAACATCACAAGTGGGGCGCGTCcaactagatgtgtgctgggtagatcagtctaccagcctacccagtggaatgTTGCTCATCAATCGTTCATaccgtacatctaggtggacactcccacttgtgacgtcagaagaggcagattctCAAAActgcactcacacctggtggtagaatATGATACTTTTAAAAGATCCTTAAGAGAAAGCTTGAGAAGATTACCTGTGCAATAACTGCCAAATGGGCTGACATATTATTAGCACAGAACAAGCTGAAACTATGGAAGAGTAAGCTCTTCAAAACTAGAGGAGTAATAAGTTATCTAGCATCCGTCATCGGACACTTCTCTCTGTGTTTGACGGTTACGTTTGTTACCTTTCTCCTCTTCTGCCGCTCGGCGTCCTCCTTCTGGGCCaggtcctccctctccctcttcacctGTGAGGCCTTCTCCCGCTCAacggcctgctcctcctctctctggagGGGAGTAAGAGGGGAACAACAGGGAGTAAAAGACTCAGGAATGCAATTTTGAACAAGACTCCATTTTGAATCTTGCACTTCCCATTTACAGAAGAATCAACAAATGTAAAACATAAAAGAGTCCTAGTATGTGGTTTTCATTGGCGTCAGCATCCAGGTCGGTGACTGTCTGTAACCTCCGGGACTTCTGCCTGCTTTACCTTCTTCTGGAGCAGGGCCGCCTCTCTCATGGCCTGAGTGCGCTCCTCCTCCGCACTcctgtgctcctcctcctccctcctcctcttctcctccaccagacGCTGGGCCTCGACGTGCAGGCGAGCCTGCTCCTCAGCCTGCCGGCGCGAGCgctcctccgccctcctcagctcctcctgctccgccctccgccgtccctcctcctcacgcCTGCGGCTGGACACGCCCAGCATGCCAGAAGTCAACGTTAATTGATGCATTGGTTCACTTCTTCCTGGTCATAGCTCATTATGGGCTTTAGAGCTATGTGTTGTCTGGCATAGAATGTATCTGGGCTCTGATCCATCTCACACACAGTTCCtacctttcctcctcctcctgctcccgctGCAGTCgcgcctccttcctcctctccccgagGAGGCGCTGGGCCTCCTCTCGGTTCGTGGGTCCACCGCCGGCCGGTCGACTGGCTGCTTCAGGAGGTTTGTGCGCACCAGTAGCAGCAATACTCTGTGGGGCgcctggagaaggagagagagagggggatccTTTAAGGATGAACACACGCTGAGAGTCCAGCCCCAGGGAGAGCGCCGCCGGCTGGTGCAACCTCGTGTAACGTCCCAAAGGCTGTGCAGCGTAGCACGTTATAGTGGTGCCGACTCACATCACACAAGCTGGGTATGGATGTCAAACCACCTGGCTCAAGGCTGCAGAAAAGGCAATTGTCTACAGAACCAAAAATAAGCTTGACCTAACAAGAGCATGCTACAAAGGAGAGGCCCAAGTGCCTGACTTATTTAGTGAGGGTATTTACAAAAGGGAAGGCTTACTTCTGTCGGGCTCTGTCCTTGATGAAGCTCGAGGAAGAGGTTCCGGGCGACCCTTCATGGCCTCCGGAGCCCCGGGTGGGGGCCCCCCTGGTGGGGGCTTCTGGGGTAGGATGACGGAGCGGGCATTGccaggggagagggtggggccAGAGGGTGCTGGGTCATCCAGGGCAGGGTCAGAAGAGGCGGGGACACATACAGGAAGCTCTTCCTCTGGGACGGAGGGGAGGTCCGGGGGCATTGAAAAGGACTGCCGTCTGATTGGCCGTCTGGGAGTTCTTGAAGATCAGATGATCAAAGTAAAAATGTAACTTCAAAAAGGTATTCACAGAAGTACACTTTTAACCTTTTTTCttgaaatattaaaaatatttttttgctaGCCTTTTTGCATTTATACTTAGTAACACTACAGATTTTTTCTTCTGATGCTTTCCTACCGTTGGGGCGATGGTTTGGTTAAAGTGGTTTGGCTAGCTTTTGTTGGTGCTGATCTGGCTCTGACAGGTGGTGTTCCTGCGTTAGATCGAGTACTGGATTTCTTGTCCAGCTGGTTCTGCTTCTCTGCTTTGATCTATAGCAGAAAGCAAAAGATTATCAAGGCATAACCACAGTGTGACTAAGAACACGTTACAGCAGCGCTGAATGAAATAGGTAGATAACGGAAAATCACCATGAAAGCAACCAAAAGGGCCCCTATTCTACTACCATTTCACCAAGTCAGTACAAGCCATTTCAGTATCTATCCACTGCTGACATCCCAAGTGGGAATGTCCACGAGGAGTTTAATGGATGGATCCAATTACTCCAGCCTacccagttggtacagtccatcTATCTGCCATCCATCTACCATACTATATGGATGGACACTACCTTGTGATGCCAGATAGATTTTAAAATGGTTTGGAAATGGCCAACCACTCTGAAGCCCTGTGTTAAAATAGGGACCCTTTGAGGATAATAACAGGCCAGAATGTGGGCCAGTACCTGTGGCACACTATGGCTTCTGGGTTTACTGCTGCCGGTGATGGGGGGTGCAGCTGGCCTGGTTTGGCGGGCCGGCCCACTCTGGCGAGCCGGCCCAGTCTGCTGCGGTGGTTTGGGGTGGTGAATGGCCTGGTTGTTTTTGGGGGTGGTGTTCATGGAGTGGCATGAAACTGAACGAGGACAAACATGGACAACTGGAGTCAAGTGTGTTTTGTGGGTTTTAGTTGACATTAttgagagaaatggagagagttGTGCAAATGAAGGAGAACATGTAACGTGAATGTAGGTCATGAAATGGCAATtttaaagagaggaggagaggacaacgATGTTAGTCACAAGAGCACAGTTCCACCAACAGCCTGCAAGTGTTTGGCGTCCCGCTGCTATAAATGTCACAAAGCTAGACGTGAAACACTCAAATTAATCTGCTGCGCCTGCACCAGTAGAGTCTGGTTAGCTCAAATGAGAGCATGCTGCTCAGTATCGAGCCTATCAGAAGAGGGTAACTGCATTAACTGTTTCTCGCCAGAGATGGTGAGGTCGTTTTGAATTGCTAGTTTCATATGCTTGCCAGGATGCATTTACACTTTAATTAATTCAAGTAGGCAACCACATCATAACAAGCTGGCTACAGCGGTCCTTGCATTCAGGAGGGGAATACCTTCTTGTCCCGAGAGACAAGCAGCGCTCCGGCTCCGGGCTAGGTAGGAGCATGTCGGGGTGAGCAGACGGCTGACCAGGTTCCTCTCCCATGCCGTCAGGGGGGAGCGGTGGCCAGCTGTAGCGTTGTCGGTCGGGTGGGTTTGTCCGAGAGCACGAGCAGCGAAGAGCAAACGGGGTGAGGCAAGCAAAAGCTTTGGGATGAGCAAAGTCACGCAGAGGCAGAGGCAAAAGCTAAGCATAGAGGGGGAGGGTtaaggaggaaagaaagaaacacaagaagAGAGACAGATCACCAGCTATTAACGGCTGGTACAACTGCCAACTCACCACTCTTCTTTTGGAGTCTCCCTCGGGAGTTCAGCATGAGGTTATGCTGGAGTCTCTGGCTCTTTTCCAAAGTTTTGCGTACTGCAGATTCATAACGCTCCTTTTTGAATCAAGGAAAAACAAACATGGGTCAGATGATTCGGTTGATCACCTGAGAGACCCTAAAGAGCTAaacctcctcctctcgcctctcctcctcctcccgcctcctttcctatcccctcctctccactcacctcctctcctatcccctgTTATCCTCTGCAATCCCATCCCATCCCATcctttcctctcatctcctcttctgtcctctcatctcctctgccctcttctcccctatcctctcccttcccctcctctccaccacttctcccctctcctctccccttctcccctctccccttctctcctatcccctcccctcccgtcctctCCAAACCTCATCCAAActcaccttctcctccctctgtctctgcttGCGCTTCTCCTCAACGGCGGcgcgcctcccctcctccttcaccctctgCTCCAGCAGCTTGGTCTTGCGGCTCTCCAGCTGCAGCTCATAGTATCTCCTGGCTCGCTGCTCCCTCTCCAGGCGGCCAAGCTCACGAGACGCTGTGGGCAGAAAGCGGCCCGCTAGAGTCCCGCCAGAGTCCCGCCACTCACATGCTACTGCGGCCGTGGCCCTcatgtattttttaaagaaacggAAGCCTGCGTACCTAGgagcttctcctgctcctctctcctctctttggcCAACCTCAAGCGCTCGTCCACATTCGGCCCAGTCGGTCCTAGAAGGCACAGATGGGTCAATATTCACATCTTCCAGTTTACCCCATGATCCCGCCTTTACAAGATGTGCTACCCACTCAGGATGGGCTATCGATAGCTTTAACAGACTATGCCGTCCAACTGAGCTCTTTGGCCACAATGAGCTACCGGGATTATAGGAAGCAAATCCAGCTTGTGTTTAATTCAAATCCAATATTTTAAGAGATATAGTAGTTTGATAAAACATAGTGCCTCCTCACAAGCTTCTGCAATCAAAAGACACAGAATTAGCTTATGATGTTTCTGCAACGTTGGAATGGCTCGCCGAAGCCTACATTAGTCTTTGTCATGTCATCATAAGTAGGCTGATTcggtagcctggctattgccagaccaagctcaatcgtagatgcACGTTGGTcgggggaggctgctgtcattttcttcagcacaagaggcgtgatcaacgagcgtagttcaaatgactctgtatgCAAGTGgatgcttgccgtcgcttccctgtcttCATTGTGTTAAATCTCACTGCAGGgagaaaagccagcttggtgattggcttcCATAAAAACAGATCGGAAGCaggaagaaatgtattgctcctctccagacCCTGCTGCAtggcgaattcaaatcgccggcagaacgggctgGGGGAACCCAGACTACTGATTTGGCACAGTAATGGTAAAATTGGTAAGCTATACTTTAACATAGCTGatcattaagagagagagagagagagagagagagagagagagagagagagagagagagagagagagagagagagagagagagagagagagagagagagagagagagagagagagagagagagagagagagagagagagagagagagagagagagagagagagagagagagagagagagagagagacagagagagcgctAACCTGCAAGGATTCGTGGACCTGATGGGCCGACAGTAGATTTGTTGATAGTCGACGGACTAACCGTGTTGTTCTTTGTAGGGGCATTTGTTTTGGCATTATTGCTTTTctctgaaacaaacaaaaaacaataacatatTGAGAAGACAATAGTTTCTTACCTTGGCATACATATTCCTGAAGCTATGGTTTCATGCATTCGAACCCAGTGTGCGACCAGTCCCGTACCAAAGTCCACTGGTgctgatgacctctgacctatgGTGATGGAACTCGGAGCTCACCTGTGTTCAATTCCTTACCTGCTGTTAGCCTCGCATATCGAACCTGCTTCTTAAGTCTTGTTCGGGGCCATGAAAGTACTGTGAAAACTTCTTCTTCAGTCACTCTTATTGCATAGCTTAGTTTCCCCAAGTCTTGTATTTCTTTCTAGATGTCACTCCACTATGAGACACTTGTCTCATAGTGGAGTGACTTATAGGGTTTCTAACCCAAACCCAAAAACTGCCGCCTGTACCATTAACTTGTGTTTCTGGGCTAACACCCTCGTGATGACCGTCCATGATGAAACCTTTTAGATGCGATGTTATTTAATTCTGATATCAATGCCCCACTTCACTGAATATCTCCATAGACCTCTTCATCTTAACCCCAGAGGGAAGAGCTAATGTGTTAAGTCAGCTGGTCTGGTGGTTTTGCAAGTAAATAAAAGAAACaatctctctcttactctgttAAGCTCACTGCATATCAGAGCACAGACCAAAATCTCAGATTCCTCACGGCCATAAAACAATTTTCATGCATCTGTTTTGAAAATGACTATTATGTCCTATTTTTATAAGTTTGTCCtctagcagatgcttttatccaaaggcaGATTGCAATGGATTTGTACATACATGTAATGGATTTCTGGGTGGCATCTTTCTCGAGCCATGACTACCAGTACTCTGCAGACATCGAGGATCGAATTCAGTACCTTTCTGGGAGTCACTCAACCCCTAGAACCACATGACTATTTTTCCCTGTCCGAGAACCATCTACTTCTCTGTCAAGCTGTGTGTCATTACTGATAGCGCCGGGCCAAATCTGTCGGGCCAAATGGGACCTGACTGGTGTTCATGGAGATGGGAggaataaacacataaacacacagctaGAGGTTGGAGCCACGAAACCTGGGAGGGTCTGAGCTGGGTTTGTATGCAACGCAGAGGAAGACCAACCTATATGCCTGCATGGTGTAAGGGGGTTAAACGGTGTGAGCCTGGCCCCTGGCCCAGTGTTTGTTATGTAACGGGTACCAAGCCAATCAATGTTTTCCTAGTAGATCCAGGCCTGTTCTTTGGTCAACGACACTGGGAAAACAATGCTCATCATTACGACCCAGAAAGAGATGAACGCATCAGTGGGTAAAATCAGACTGATTTTTATTCTCATGCGTCATCACCCATGGTCAGGTGAccctgaaaaaataataataacaataataacaacaacaacatccgaAGCTTGGTCGTAAACGCAAGGCGCTGCCGATACTGACACAGTGTGGAGCCTGAATACAGACTGATACACATCCAGTTTTCCTTCCCGGCAATGGAACAGTAGGAAGATGGAATCCCACTGACCTGCGGGTATCTTGGGAGCGTTGGCCTTCCTCTGGCCGTCCACGTAGCGGGACGACAGCGGGCCCTGCGACGGCGGCACCACGCCAAGCTTCTTCTCTATGGCCATGCTAGCAGGCACTGAGCTGGGAATACCAGCGCTCCGACACTTATCCccccgctcccctcctcctcgccctcctgtgccccctcctcctcctcgcctgctcctcctccctgtaaTGTTTTATAGAGGAGCCGCCggctctctcagtgtgtgtgccgCGCGGCGTCTTGCCTGCAAGCACCGTCTGCTGCCTTCCATGTGACTCACAAACCCTTTGGAAAGGGATGGTTtgggaggggacacacacacacacacacaaacacacacacaaacacacacatacacacacactcagcgctGACCAAACCGCGACCAGATCGTGTGCTGCTGTCaggttggaggagaagggtgggaggggaggaacCAGAGCTATGATCCTCCAAATGCTTCTGGGATCCACCAAATGCTAATAGAGTGTTCTGGTTGTGGCAGACTGAACCGGGGATTCAGAGTCCTCGCTAAAACGGTCCCATCCCCCTGTGTGCTGCGCCACTTTACTTTCACCAAATGAAGCACTGTCACTTTAAGTACCCTACCCCCCagcatcactgtgtgtgtgtgtgtgtgtgtgtgtgtgtgtgtgtgtgtgtgtgtgtgtgtgtgtgtgtgtgtgtgtgtgtgtgtgtgtgtgtgtgtgtgtgtgtgtgtgagatgccaGCAGCTGTAAAGATATTGATGGATTGTGATCAGGGCAGAACAAGAAATATATATACCCCAAAAAAATAGGAGAGCTGTAATGATATCCTTGTGAATGGTTACCAAGGGAACCCTGGTGATGCATGCATTGCCAGGATATGAACCCACTCTGATGCACACGCTGCCCTTAATAGCTGTGGTATATAATACCCTAACCCTGTGCTTTTTTCTCATGATGCTGCTTCAATGCACCTCAGCTCATATACAGTATGACCACTAGATGAAGGTCTTTTGATAAGGGAAATCTTTCATGAAAGATTTGAAATGCAAAACTGGATGATTAACGGGGGCGGCATGTAGCtctagctcaggaggtagagcggtggGGGCTgataaccggaaggttgctagttcgatccccggctcctcctagctgagtgtcgaggtgtccatgTGCACGACACCTCACCCTTACTGCTACAGACCAGCTGGCGGTCGCCTTGCATGAttgactccgctgtcggtgtCTGAATCTGTGTGTGAACGGGGGAATGTTctgcaatattgtaaagcgctttgagtgtccactggttagaaaaagcgctgcataaatgcagtccaattACCATAACTGATAAAGAGTTTAGTAACATTTTGTTTCACCAACTTTCGTGTGGCGAAAAAACTCCCAATCTAGATGCGTCATAGCCTTTAATGAAAACGTTTAATCAACATAAAAACCAAGGACAATTACGTCAAGCCATCCCATAATGCTCCTTACTGAGCTGAACTCAGTCTTTTGATGGACTCTCTCACTGTGGATAATGGCGTCTGCTAAATTACCAACAACTACTTAGTAAATACAGAAGTCCCCTTTAACCTattctcttaaaaaaaaaaaaaaaggctattCCATACAAGAACTGTCAAGGGTCAGCAACGAAAGAAGTTTAACCAAGAAATACTGTTACTTCTGTACTGGTACTAATTAGCAGCAAAATGTGGGAAGAGCGAAAGCTTCTATGATTAGCCACGATTAGAAAACAACCAGCAGCACAGTTGATAAAAGGTTAAGTTTCCCTCTTAGACATACCTTCAAGGAAAGTAGAACAGTAGCTAGCTTAGTTACAGGGATTCACTCACTTACTCATAGACCTACAGACAGTGTAATGTTGAAACTCATTATCACACAGCATTCCAATGCTTTATCACAGCATGTAATTGCTTTGATCAAATCGAAATGTCCATGGATGGAGGGTGGAAACGGAGATCCAAGAAGGTGCAGTATGAAAATAAAGACGCCTGACATTCTGtaaccaccagagggcgctgccCCACCAAACTCTACTGATAGATACCCGActtctaccctaaccctaacccttggtATTCTAGGGACATACGGTTTATTCTAATCATATTAAGTGAAATGAAAAGAATTCCCTCTTagacataaatatatatgtatataaatataaatgttatgtATAAATGTGTCAGACGTTTCTGATTAGGAAATCTAAGAAAGGCCGTCCTGGGTCAGAGATACCATTCTATTGCTGGCTGAACACCGTCTTAAACAAAAGTGGGAATGCTTAAAGAGTTCCCCATGCAGCTTCTTTTGCAGAATGGCAGACGCGAACTAACCGTTTATACATTTCAAACTAGTCCCAGGGTGACCTCAGGTCGGGCCTCCACTTGTTTGTCTTAGCCACCGGTAAGGCCATAGACCTGATTCAGCAGGATAACAATGGCCCGTGTCTCTGTTACAGTCTGAAATGTGCCGTGAGGACACAGGACACCACAGTCAGCCAAGCATTGGAGCAGCGCAGTCGCTCAACCAAAGCCCGGGCTGGGGATGGTGACGGCCCCGCCTACGACCAGACGACAGAGGGCTTGTCGATCTGGGGCCTTCTCGAGATAAGATTGCACGGTCGGTATCGAATCGTGCCGACGTTCTCTCTAGACCGCGCTACGGAAAGGTGTCAGCTGGACGGCTCGGTTGCAGCCTCATGCATATTCATCGCTTTCCGACTTAATATTCTTTCTAAATACAAACCGGGGCATTAGACATGTGGGATTTCTGGTCGAACATTTGGGAGGGGGATGTAATGGTATGAAACGATCAGGTTTCAAATCCAACTATAGAGATCTGTAATTGGTGTCACATCCCCCAAAGGATATTTACATTTTCCGATGACTTTATACCTGCAGAGAGGTGTGCTTCGATAAGATGTGTTGCTAACAAGATAACACAGGGATAATTAATCAAAGCGACACAGAACATACGATTTCCAGTTTGAATAATATGAAaaatcataatatatatataggctatctGATGTAACTTTCTGAATGTTCTTGGGTTCTAAGGAAACCCACATCTGACAGTTATGTTAGACAATTACCAATGAATAGAGTGGATAGTTTAACTGTTGGAACAAGGCCCTGTCAGccggaccctaaccctaacccattcttAAGAGCCAATGTTACCAATTTAAGGTTAAACACGGTTCATTGCGGAAAATAGGCCAACAACTTACCCTGATTCTTTATTCTTTTCAACATTTGCGTTGTAATGCATTCAAGCAATAGCATTAAAATATACCTACCCCAGAAAGGGaataatgagaaataatttactaaaaaacaaaaaaaattatcacAGAAACACAGCATTAGTAATATAAAAGATTGCATAAATATAAACCATAATATACATACAGCCATActaataaatgtgtgtatatgttgatTCTGAATCGCAACACCAAACCCTCATGTAATTAAAAGAGGAATCGCTCAGCGGGACGTGCAGTCGGTCGTCACCAGGGGTATCACCCTGACCCACAGCCTCATGAGGTGAGGCAGAGGGACTCAGTCGTCAAACGCACAGCTTAATAAACCAGTTGAACATCATTCGTTACGGAGTGGATGTTAATGTGTAATAGCTTATAAACGGTATACTCTAAACCATTAGGATGTTTGTCTCCCAAA encodes the following:
- the LOC115544310 gene encoding ensconsin isoform X3, which produces MAIEKKLGVVPPSQGPLSSRYVDGQRKANAPKIPAEKSNNAKTNAPTKNNTVSPSTINKSTVGPSGPRILAGPTGPNVDERLRLAKERREEQEKLLASRELGRLEREQRARRYYELQLESRKTKLLEQRVKEEGRRAAVEEKRKQRQREEKERYESAVRKTLEKSQRLQHNLMLNSRGRLQKKSAGHRSPLTAWERNLVSRLLTPTCSYLARSRSAACLSGQEVSCHSMNTTPKNNQAIHHPKPPQQTGPARQSGPARQTRPAAPPITGSSKPRSHSVPQIKAEKQNQLDKKSSTRSNAGTPPVRARSAPTKASQTTLTKPSPQRTPRRPIRRQSFSMPPDLPSVPEEELPVCVPASSDPALDDPAPSGPTLSPGNARSVILPQKPPPGGPPPGAPEAMKGRPEPLPRASSRTEPDRSAPQSIAATGAHKPPEAASRPAGGGPTNREEAQRLLGERRKEARLQREQEEEESRRREEEGRRRAEQEELRRAEERSRRQAEEQARLHVEAQRLVEEKRRREEEEHRSAEEERTQAMREAALLQKKREEEQAVEREKASQVKREREDLAQKEDAERQKRRKRLEEIMRRTRRTDAADTKPAPARITPTEVLPKENTEPNPNGHTGPGPRQSTGLRPGQRGGNGIEDMVPVVAFKERRAIRTLTGLDEIQSHQRAEVI
- the LOC115544310 gene encoding ensconsin isoform X1 encodes the protein MAIEKKLGVVPPSQGPLSSRYVDGQRKANAPKIPAEKSNNAKTNAPTKNNTVSPSTINKSTVGPSGPRILAGPTGPNVDERLRLAKERREEQEKLLASRELGRLEREQRARRYYELQLESRKTKLLEQRVKEEGRRAAVEEKRKQRQREEKERYESAVRKTLEKSQRLQHNLMLNSRGRLQKKSAGHRSPLTAWERNLVSRLLTPTCSYLARSRSAACLSGQEVVHVCPRSVSCHSMNTTPKNNQAIHHPKPPQQTGPARQSGPARQTRPAAPPITGSSKPRSHSVPQIKAEKQNQLDKKSSTRSNAGTPPVRARSAPTKASQTTLTKPSPQRTPRRPIRRQSFSMPPDLPSVPEEELPVCVPASSDPALDDPAPSGPTLSPGNARSVILPQKPPPGGPPPGAPEAMKGRPEPLPRASSRTEPDRSAPQSIAATGAHKPPEAASRPAGGGPTNREEAQRLLGERRKEARLQREQEEEESRRREEEGRRRAEQEELRRAEERSRRQAEEQARLHVEAQRLVEEKRRREEEEHRSAEEERTQAMREAALLQKKREEEQAVEREKASQVKREREDLAQKEDAERQKRRKRLEEIMRRTRRTDAADTKPAPARITPTEVLPKENTEPNPNGHTGPGPRQSTGLRPGQRGGNGIEDMVPVVAFKERRAIRTLTGLDEIQSHQRAEVI
- the LOC115544310 gene encoding ensconsin isoform X4 is translated as MAIEKKLGVVPPSQGPLSSRYVDGQRKANAPKIPAEKSNNAKTNAPTKNNTVSPSTINKSTVGPSGPRILAGPTGPNVDERLRLAKERREEQEKLLASRELGRLEREQRARRYYELQLESRKTKLLEQRVKEEGRRAAVEEKRKQRQREEKERYESAVRKTLEKSQRLQHNLMLNSRGRLQKKSVSCHSMNTTPKNNQAIHHPKPPQQTGPARQSGPARQTRPAAPPITGSSKPRSHSVPQIKAEKQNQLDKKSSTRSNAGTPPVRARSAPTKASQTTLTKPSPQRTPRRPIRRQSFSMPPDLPSVPEEELPVCVPASSDPALDDPAPSGPTLSPGNARSVILPQKPPPGGPPPGAPEAMKGRPEPLPRASSRTEPDRSAPQSIAATGAHKPPEAASRPAGGGPTNREEAQRLLGERRKEARLQREQEEEESRRREEEGRRRAEQEELRRAEERSRRQAEEQARLHVEAQRLVEEKRRREEEEHRSAEEERTQAMREAALLQKKREEEQAVEREKASQVKREREDLAQKEDAERQKRRKRLEEIMRRTRRTDAADTKPAPARITPTEVLPKENTEPNPNGHTGPGPRQSTGLRPGQRGGNGIEDMVPVVAFKERRAIRTLTGLDEIQSHQRAEVI